A genomic stretch from Aminobacter aminovorans includes:
- a CDS encoding serine/threonine-protein kinase has translation MTPEDKTRIAPDTGVHQGVQLNGIYEIDEHIATGGMGEVYRGHNIQTGDPVAIKVVLREFARDQGILALFRKEASILNHLSNDAIVRYHVFTIDPTIGRPYLAMEFVDGQSLGERIRNGPLDTREARKMLARVASGLSVAHEAGVIHRDLSPDNIVLPGGKVEKTKIIDFGIARSANVGGGTLLGGSFAGKYSFVSPEQLGLYGGEITDQSDIYSLGLVLAAALRGKQLDMGGSPVEVIEKRRTVPDLSGIDPDLLPLLQSMLQPDPRDRPESAAAIVEWLRETSGATAPPVTLPGVPPHDQERKPAEAWRPPGSASSGQKSLPPEAVLPRDAPWRTAGTTGRPMPDIRQKAAPKAAPAANVPKSRSGALLGAVLLATVATLGAGAYFSGLLDGLLTGDTKVTSAEGPAGGKLMPAPPAPKEIAQPPVAPLPAPAPVTEAKAPAPTDIAKPKPAAKPVALPAPPEAVSAADWFKAFDGGPCFYASVANASAPSPEVEGLATSKAPFDKLSRDFASAFGKGPKVNPRMIEREQCPVADFLEAVHPDNSQGPTLQLNKDNLKVGDSLQGTLSRTGSRNVNLLLIGKDGVVYNFASLLKKSGPDAASFSMKLFPLNDQEATASEPHLIVALASDNGIKAADIKDPELASDLFPKIRTEIEAQPNAAGVAFGYFLFDR, from the coding sequence ATGACGCCGGAGGACAAGACACGCATCGCGCCCGATACCGGTGTCCATCAGGGCGTGCAGCTCAACGGCATCTACGAAATCGACGAGCATATCGCCACCGGCGGCATGGGCGAGGTCTATCGCGGTCATAACATCCAGACCGGCGATCCCGTTGCGATCAAGGTGGTGCTGCGCGAATTCGCGCGCGACCAGGGCATTCTGGCGCTGTTTCGCAAAGAGGCGTCGATCCTCAACCACCTCTCCAACGACGCCATCGTGCGCTATCACGTCTTCACCATCGACCCGACGATCGGCCGGCCTTATCTGGCAATGGAGTTCGTCGACGGCCAGTCGCTGGGTGAGCGCATCCGCAATGGCCCGCTCGACACGCGCGAGGCGCGCAAGATGCTGGCGCGGGTGGCTTCCGGCCTGTCGGTGGCGCATGAGGCCGGCGTCATCCACCGCGACCTGTCGCCCGACAACATCGTCCTGCCCGGCGGCAAGGTCGAGAAGACCAAGATCATCGATTTCGGCATTGCCCGCTCGGCCAATGTCGGCGGCGGCACTTTGCTCGGCGGCAGCTTCGCCGGCAAATACAGCTTTGTTTCCCCCGAACAGCTTGGGCTGTATGGCGGTGAGATTACCGACCAGTCCGACATCTACAGCCTAGGCCTGGTGCTTGCGGCCGCCTTGCGTGGCAAGCAGCTCGACATGGGCGGATCGCCGGTCGAGGTGATCGAGAAGCGCCGGACCGTGCCCGACCTGAGCGGAATCGACCCTGATCTTCTGCCGCTGCTGCAATCGATGCTGCAGCCTGACCCGAGGGATCGCCCGGAGAGTGCGGCCGCGATCGTCGAATGGCTGCGCGAAACGAGTGGTGCAACGGCGCCCCCCGTCACGCTGCCCGGCGTGCCGCCGCACGACCAGGAGCGCAAGCCTGCCGAGGCCTGGCGGCCGCCGGGATCGGCATCGAGCGGGCAGAAGTCGCTGCCGCCTGAGGCGGTGCTGCCGCGCGATGCACCGTGGCGCACGGCAGGCACGACGGGCAGGCCGATGCCCGACATCAGGCAGAAGGCAGCGCCCAAGGCCGCGCCTGCGGCGAACGTGCCCAAGTCACGGAGCGGGGCGCTGCTCGGCGCGGTTCTGCTGGCCACCGTGGCGACCTTGGGCGCCGGCGCCTATTTTTCCGGGCTGCTGGACGGGCTCTTGACCGGCGATACGAAGGTCACATCAGCGGAAGGCCCGGCAGGCGGCAAGCTCATGCCTGCGCCGCCGGCACCCAAGGAGATAGCCCAGCCGCCGGTCGCACCGTTGCCTGCGCCCGCACCCGTCACCGAAGCCAAAGCGCCCGCGCCGACCGACATCGCCAAGCCGAAACCGGCCGCCAAGCCGGTGGCGCTGCCGGCACCACCGGAGGCGGTCAGCGCTGCCGACTGGTTCAAGGCCTTCGACGGCGGTCCCTGCTTCTATGCTTCGGTGGCCAACGCCTCGGCGCCCAGCCCCGAGGTCGAGGGGCTCGCGACCTCGAAGGCGCCGTTCGACAAGCTGAGCCGGGATTTCGCCTCGGCCTTCGGCAAAGGTCCCAAGGTCAATCCCCGGATGATCGAACGCGAGCAGTGCCCGGTCGCCGATTTCCTCGAGGCGGTGCATCCCGATAATAGCCAGGGTCCGACCCTGCAATTGAACAAGGACAACCTCAAGGTCGGGGACTCGCTTCAGGGCACGCTGAGCCGGACCGGCAGCCGAAACGTCAATCTGCTCCTGATCGGCAAGGACGGGGTCGTCTATAACTTCGCCAGCCTGCTCAAGAAGTCCGGCCCCGACGCGGCGAGCTTCAGCATGAAGCTGTTCCCACTCAATGATCAGGAGGCCACAGCATCCGAACCGCATCTGATCGTGGCGTTGGCCAGCGACAACGGCATCAAGGCGGCCGACATCAAGGACCCTGAGCTCGCCTCCGACCTGTTCCCAAAAATCCGCACCGAGATCGAGGCTCAGCCGAACGCCGCCGGCGTCGCCTTCGGCTACTTCCTGTTCGACCGTTGA
- a CDS encoding DUF2161 domain-containing phosphodiesterase, with protein MLETALYSPVKRFLEGLGFEVKGEIGGCDLLALSNDAPPIVVVCELKLQFNLELILQGVDRAAAADEIWLAARMSPRGKGREGDKRFRNLCRRLGFGLLGIFDDERIEVLLSPEAPAPRRDAKRRSRLVSEHRRRQGDPVAGGGSRAPIMTAYRQDALRCAAALVDGPRRPRDLSQAVSRAPKILLDNVYGWFVRVDRGIYDLTDTGREALQRWPQQALRAG; from the coding sequence TTGCTCGAGACGGCACTCTACAGCCCGGTGAAGCGCTTCCTCGAAGGACTCGGCTTCGAGGTCAAGGGCGAGATCGGCGGCTGCGACCTGCTGGCGCTGAGCAACGATGCGCCGCCCATCGTCGTGGTTTGCGAACTCAAGCTGCAGTTCAATCTCGAGCTTATCCTGCAAGGCGTCGACCGTGCCGCAGCCGCCGACGAAATCTGGCTCGCCGCGCGCATGTCGCCGCGTGGCAAGGGCCGCGAGGGCGACAAACGGTTCCGCAATTTGTGCCGGCGGTTGGGTTTTGGCCTGCTTGGCATTTTTGACGACGAGCGTATCGAAGTCTTGCTCAGCCCGGAGGCGCCTGCTCCCAGGCGCGATGCCAAGCGCCGCTCTCGCCTTGTGTCAGAACATCGTCGCAGACAGGGCGACCCTGTTGCTGGCGGAGGCTCGCGCGCACCGATCATGACCGCCTATCGCCAGGACGCGCTGAGGTGCGCGGCGGCGCTGGTCGATGGCCCCAGGCGGCCACGCGACCTGAGCCAGGCGGTGTCTCGTGCACCCAAGATCCTGCTCGACAATGTTTATGGCTGGTTCGTCCGCGTCGATCGCGGCATCTACGATCTGACTGATACGGGTCGTGAGGCGCTGCAACGCTGGCCGCAGCAGGCGCTCAGGGCGGGCTGA
- a CDS encoding CocE/NonD family hydrolase — MKAAAETMGVASLPALEPVSPGVVVHRDVMVAMRDGVRLAADIYRPANDGRVLEDALPVILERTAYGKDERSRSEIELGMARPMTRAEVASHFVRHGYVVIYQDCRGRHGSEGAFTKYLAEGPDGYDTLAWIVEQPWSNGKIGTMGLSYAAHTQMALACLNPPGLAAMVMDSGGFSNAFTCGIRQGGAFELKQATWAYNNARESTAAKHDPNLLRALEAEDVRSWFNAMPWSERRSPVRWVPEYEDYLLEQWRHGTFDDYWKQPGIYAAESYDTFPNVPVALLSSWYDAYVKTTFENYAGLARDRDRPMALIMGPNLHGNRNATFAGDVEFGAAAPLGGNVSESWLEFRRRWFDRWMKDADNGVDREPRARLFVMGGGSGRKNPQGRLDHGGRWIAAPDWPVPTSEETVLHLHEDGRLSTLAPARTAAPFVYDFDPKHPVPTIGGALTSGQPVFEGGGFDQREQARFFGCDNTNLPLSARLDVLSFETEPFVEDIAVVGPVTVELFASTDGPDTDFTAKLIDVYPPSEDYPTGFAMILTDGIFRCRYRDGFDAPKPCVPGEVMSITIEPFATANLFKKGHRLRLDISSSNFPKFDVNPNTGAPEGRGRAKRVARNMVYCDQERASRIRLRTLSAAALQDIAPISD, encoded by the coding sequence ATGAAAGCAGCAGCGGAAACGATGGGCGTCGCGTCCTTGCCCGCACTCGAGCCGGTGAGCCCCGGCGTCGTGGTCCACCGCGATGTGATGGTGGCGATGCGCGACGGTGTCCGGCTCGCGGCCGACATCTATCGTCCGGCAAATGACGGCAGGGTGTTGGAAGACGCCCTGCCCGTCATCCTGGAACGTACCGCCTACGGCAAGGATGAGCGCTCGCGCTCGGAAATCGAACTCGGCATGGCAAGGCCGATGACGCGGGCCGAAGTCGCAAGCCACTTCGTCCGCCACGGCTATGTCGTGATCTATCAGGATTGCCGCGGCCGACATGGTTCGGAAGGCGCGTTCACCAAGTACCTCGCCGAAGGTCCTGACGGTTACGACACGCTTGCCTGGATCGTCGAGCAACCCTGGTCGAATGGCAAGATCGGCACGATGGGGCTTTCATATGCCGCGCACACCCAGATGGCGCTGGCCTGTCTAAACCCGCCCGGCCTTGCTGCGATGGTCATGGACTCCGGTGGGTTCTCGAACGCCTTTACCTGCGGCATTCGCCAGGGCGGCGCGTTTGAATTGAAGCAGGCAACCTGGGCGTACAACAATGCCCGCGAGAGCACCGCGGCCAAACACGACCCCAACCTGCTGCGCGCACTGGAAGCGGAGGATGTCAGAAGCTGGTTCAACGCCATGCCCTGGTCCGAGCGGCGCTCACCGGTGCGTTGGGTCCCCGAATACGAGGACTATCTGCTCGAACAGTGGCGTCACGGCACCTTCGACGACTACTGGAAGCAGCCCGGCATCTATGCTGCCGAAAGCTACGATACTTTCCCGAATGTGCCGGTCGCGCTGTTGTCGAGCTGGTACGATGCCTATGTGAAAACCACCTTCGAGAACTACGCAGGACTGGCGCGTGACCGGGATCGTCCGATGGCGCTCATCATGGGCCCCAATCTGCACGGCAACCGCAACGCCACCTTCGCCGGCGATGTCGAGTTCGGAGCGGCCGCCCCCTTGGGCGGCAATGTCAGCGAAAGCTGGCTGGAGTTTCGTCGCCGCTGGTTCGACCGCTGGATGAAGGACGCAGACAATGGCGTTGACAGAGAACCCCGCGCGCGCCTGTTCGTCATGGGCGGTGGGTCGGGCCGCAAGAATCCGCAAGGCCGCCTCGACCATGGCGGGCGCTGGATCGCCGCGCCCGATTGGCCGGTACCGACCTCCGAGGAAACGGTGCTGCACCTCCACGAGGACGGCCGCCTGTCGACCTTGGCCCCTGCCCGCACGGCAGCTCCATTCGTCTACGACTTCGATCCGAAGCACCCCGTGCCGACCATCGGCGGCGCGCTGACCAGCGGCCAACCGGTGTTCGAGGGCGGCGGCTTCGATCAGCGCGAGCAGGCGCGGTTCTTCGGCTGTGACAACACCAATCTGCCGCTTTCGGCTCGGCTGGACGTTCTCTCCTTCGAAACCGAGCCATTTGTCGAAGACATTGCCGTCGTCGGTCCGGTGACCGTTGAGCTTTTTGCTTCCACTGACGGCCCCGATACCGACTTCACCGCAAAGCTGATCGACGTTTATCCACCGAGCGAGGACTATCCCACCGGCTTCGCCATGATCCTGACGGACGGCATATTCCGCTGCCGATACCGCGATGGCTTCGATGCGCCGAAACCCTGCGTCCCGGGCGAGGTGATGAGCATCACCATCGAACCCTTTGCCACGGCCAATCTGTTCAAGAAGGGCCATCGGCTTCGGCTCGACATATCCTCGAGCAATTTTCCCAAGTTCGACGTCAATCCCAACACCGGCGCACCGGAAGGCCGCGGCCGCGCCAAGCGTGTCGCCCGCAACATGGTCTATTGCGACCAGGAGCGCGCCTCCCGCATCAGGTTGAGGACACTCTCGGCGGCTGCATTGCAGGATATCGCCCCGATTTCGGACTAG
- a CDS encoding ABC transporter substrate-binding protein: MQIIRSSFAALLLASSFSIAASAADLTVGISAEPSAIDPQFSRTGNNQNAAQHIFGRLVEQDENLQIKPNLAESWKNTDPLTWEVKLRQGVEFHDGSPLSAEDVVYSLERVSTIENSPAPFTANVGSIAKMEIVDPTTIRFTTKKPTPQFMELAGMVYIVSRQASEGKGIADFNSGAATIGTGPYKFVEWVPGDRLVLQRNDDFWGDKPEFEKVTFRTISNNAARVAALRSGAVDLIDAVPPADVATLKSVEGIALHSTPSARIIYLALDSARDESPFVTDKAGAKLAPSPLKDVRVRQAMSKMVDRQLLIDRILSGAGAAAGQLVPEGIGGHSANLKPEAIDLAGAKALLAEAGYPDGFGITVHSSNDRFAGDADVGQALGQLFARGGLKVNGVVTQPYSVYVAAAGKQEFSAFVFSFGTTTPSAAPGMTNVLMTFDKEAGTGSFNRARYSNPTYDAKMKEALAEFDVDKRNALLAEAAEVAFGDVAIMPLYWPVVTWASRDSIAYTPSKGEDTLATFAHTTK; this comes from the coding sequence ATGCAGATCATCCGTTCGTCTTTCGCAGCTTTGCTTTTGGCCAGCAGCTTTTCCATAGCGGCATCTGCCGCCGACCTTACAGTGGGCATCTCCGCCGAACCTTCCGCCATCGACCCGCAATTCTCGCGCACCGGCAACAACCAGAATGCCGCCCAGCATATTTTCGGGCGGCTGGTCGAGCAGGACGAAAACCTTCAGATCAAGCCGAACCTGGCCGAATCCTGGAAGAATACCGATCCGCTTACTTGGGAAGTTAAGCTGCGCCAGGGCGTCGAGTTCCACGACGGATCACCGCTGAGCGCTGAGGACGTCGTCTATTCGCTCGAACGCGTGTCGACGATCGAAAACAGCCCGGCACCGTTCACTGCCAATGTCGGCTCCATCGCAAAGATGGAGATCGTCGATCCGACCACCATCCGCTTCACCACCAAGAAGCCGACGCCGCAATTCATGGAACTGGCCGGCATGGTCTACATCGTTTCCAGGCAGGCCTCCGAAGGCAAAGGCATTGCGGACTTCAACAGTGGCGCTGCGACCATCGGCACCGGCCCCTACAAATTCGTCGAATGGGTGCCGGGCGATCGCCTTGTGCTTCAGCGCAACGACGATTTCTGGGGCGACAAGCCGGAATTCGAAAAGGTCACTTTCCGCACGATCTCCAACAACGCCGCACGCGTGGCGGCGCTTCGTTCCGGCGCTGTCGATCTGATCGACGCCGTGCCGCCGGCGGATGTCGCAACGCTGAAGAGCGTCGAGGGCATCGCACTGCACTCCACGCCCTCGGCACGGATTATCTATCTGGCACTCGACAGCGCGCGTGACGAGAGCCCGTTCGTCACCGACAAGGCGGGCGCCAAGCTGGCGCCGAGCCCGCTGAAGGACGTTCGCGTAAGACAGGCGATGTCGAAGATGGTCGATCGCCAGCTTCTGATCGACCGCATCCTGTCGGGCGCAGGTGCGGCCGCCGGCCAGCTCGTGCCTGAAGGCATCGGCGGCCACTCGGCCAATCTCAAGCCGGAAGCGATCGATCTCGCCGGCGCCAAGGCTTTGCTCGCCGAGGCGGGTTATCCCGACGGTTTCGGCATCACAGTGCATTCGTCCAACGACCGTTTTGCCGGCGACGCCGATGTCGGCCAGGCACTCGGCCAACTGTTTGCGCGTGGTGGACTTAAGGTCAACGGCGTCGTCACCCAGCCCTACAGCGTCTACGTCGCGGCGGCCGGCAAACAGGAATTCTCGGCCTTCGTTTTCTCCTTCGGCACAACCACCCCGTCTGCGGCGCCCGGCATGACCAACGTGCTGATGACGTTCGACAAGGAAGCTGGCACCGGCTCCTTCAATCGGGCGCGTTATTCCAATCCCACCTACGATGCCAAGATGAAGGAGGCGCTGGCCGAATTCGACGTCGACAAGCGCAACGCACTGTTGGCCGAAGCTGCCGAGGTCGCCTTCGGCGACGTCGCCATCATGCCGCTCTACTGGCCGGTGGTCACTTGGGCGAGCCGCGACAGCATCGCTTACACCCCTTCCAAGGGCGAAGACACGCTCGCCACCTTTGCCCACACGACGAAGTAA
- a CDS encoding ABC transporter ATP-binding protein, which produces MTPLVEATSISRRFTRGLDYAERLARFLGANIEERVVHAVDGVSLTISPGEVVGLVGESGCGKSTLGRIMAGILPQSDGVMKWQGKDMSALPRAEAKAARLASQMIFQDPMSSLNPRKTIRDIIGEAPVAHGMVARRDAAEMVTALMQRVGLDPSYLNRYPHQFSGGQRQRIGIARALAVNPRFIICDESVSALDVSIQAQILNLFMELRQELGLTYLFISHDLGVVKHISDRVAIMYLGRIVESAPADAFFAAPNHPYTIALLSEVPTIKQRRRQFNPVKGEIPSPLHPPSGCHFHPRCPHAFDRCRIERPILREIAAGHVSACHLNEMAGKAASPAIPTTAIA; this is translated from the coding sequence ATGACGCCTCTTGTCGAAGCCACATCGATCTCTCGACGTTTCACGCGCGGGCTCGATTACGCCGAACGCCTGGCGCGCTTTCTTGGCGCCAATATAGAGGAGCGCGTCGTTCATGCCGTCGACGGCGTCTCGCTAACGATTAGCCCCGGCGAAGTCGTCGGACTCGTCGGCGAGTCCGGCTGCGGCAAATCCACGCTCGGCCGCATCATGGCTGGCATCCTGCCTCAGTCCGATGGCGTGATGAAGTGGCAGGGCAAGGATATGTCGGCGCTGCCGCGTGCCGAGGCAAAGGCCGCGCGGCTTGCCTCGCAGATGATCTTCCAGGATCCGATGTCTTCGCTCAATCCGCGCAAGACGATACGCGACATCATCGGCGAAGCGCCGGTCGCCCATGGCATGGTGGCGCGGCGTGATGCAGCCGAAATGGTGACTGCGCTGATGCAGCGTGTCGGCCTCGACCCGTCCTACCTCAACCGTTACCCGCATCAGTTCTCTGGTGGCCAGCGCCAGCGCATCGGCATCGCGCGTGCCCTGGCGGTGAATCCGCGCTTCATCATCTGCGATGAATCGGTGTCGGCGCTCGACGTCTCTATCCAGGCGCAGATCCTCAACCTGTTCATGGAGCTCAGGCAGGAACTCGGTCTGACCTACCTGTTCATTAGCCACGACCTTGGCGTGGTCAAGCATATCTCCGACCGCGTTGCGATCATGTATCTCGGCCGCATCGTCGAAAGCGCTCCGGCGGACGCCTTCTTCGCCGCGCCCAATCATCCCTACACGATCGCACTCCTTTCCGAAGTGCCGACGATCAAGCAGCGCAGACGCCAATTCAATCCGGTGAAAGGCGAGATTCCCTCACCGCTTCATCCGCCTTCGGGCTGCCATTTCCATCCACGCTGCCCGCATGCCTTCGACCGTTGCCGCATCGAGCGGCCGATCTTGCGCGAGATCGCGGCGGGCCACGTCAGCGCCTGCCATCTCAACGAGATGGCGGGCAAGGCGGCCTCGCCCGCCATCCCGACAACCGCAATTGCATGA
- a CDS encoding ABC transporter ATP-binding protein — protein sequence MTLKVENLCTYFFTRAGVAKAVDGVSFEVGRGEILGLVGESGSGKSITGFSILGLVDPPGRIAGGRILFHGEDLVGRSQGEMRTLRGKKIAMIFQDPMMTLNPVLSIETQMVETVRAHDRVSKAEARARAVEALGLVGIPSPDERLAAYPHQFSGGMRQRVAIAMALLHRPELIIADEPTTALDVTIQSQILAVIQGLSRDFGMSLIWISHDLGVVAGLAHRIAVMYAGRIVETGETDTVLDNPVHPYTIGLMRSVPANLERGEPLTPIPGMAPPPLGRPAGCPFRLRCFAATAACKTEPEETAADGHRWRCFHPQIARAA from the coding sequence ATGACGCTGAAGGTCGAAAATCTCTGCACCTACTTCTTCACCCGAGCCGGCGTGGCCAAGGCGGTGGACGGCGTGTCGTTCGAGGTTGGCCGTGGCGAAATCCTCGGCCTGGTCGGCGAGTCCGGTTCCGGCAAATCGATCACCGGCTTTTCAATTCTGGGCCTTGTCGATCCGCCGGGACGTATCGCCGGCGGCAGAATCCTGTTTCATGGCGAAGACCTTGTCGGCCGCTCGCAGGGCGAGATGCGGACACTCAGGGGCAAGAAGATCGCCATGATCTTCCAGGACCCGATGATGACGCTCAACCCAGTGCTGTCGATCGAGACCCAGATGGTCGAGACGGTGCGCGCCCATGACCGCGTCTCCAAGGCGGAGGCGCGGGCTCGCGCCGTCGAAGCGCTCGGACTGGTTGGCATCCCCTCTCCCGACGAACGGCTTGCCGCCTATCCGCATCAGTTTTCCGGCGGCATGCGCCAGCGTGTCGCCATCGCCATGGCACTGCTACACCGACCGGAGCTCATCATCGCCGATGAGCCGACGACAGCGCTCGACGTCACCATCCAGTCGCAGATCCTGGCGGTAATCCAGGGACTGAGCCGCGACTTCGGCATGTCGCTGATCTGGATCAGCCATGATCTTGGCGTCGTCGCCGGTCTCGCCCACCGGATTGCGGTGATGTATGCCGGCAGGATCGTCGAGACCGGCGAAACCGACACCGTGCTCGACAATCCGGTCCATCCCTACACGATCGGCCTGATGCGTTCGGTTCCAGCCAATCTCGAACGGGGCGAACCGCTGACGCCCATTCCCGGCATGGCGCCGCCACCGCTTGGGCGACCTGCGGGCTGCCCATTCCGCCTGCGCTGCTTTGCGGCCACAGCAGCCTGCAAAACCGAACCAGAAGAAACCGCAGCCGACGGCCACCGCTGGCGCTGCTTCCACCCGCAGATCGCGAGGGCAGCATGA
- a CDS encoding ABC transporter permease — MTALTHRFQESQSFWARSLRGILGSPKATIALAICLILIATAIFGPSLVPQNPYDLAAIDFFDARLPPMSNSMSGTTYWLGTDGQGRDMFSAMVYGLRTSMGVGLFSGVIALAVGTALGLTAAYYGGRIDTLIMRLVDLMLGFPTILVALMLLALLGQGVWKVVLALVIVQWAQFARAVRAAALIERGKEYVEAAASLGLSKPRILFGHMLPNCLPPIIVIGTLQVANAISAEATLSFLGIGLPITEPSLGLLIANGYQTLLSGQYWISVYPGLLLLALVFSINIVGDRLREVLNPRLSER, encoded by the coding sequence ATGACAGCGCTCACCCACCGTTTCCAGGAAAGCCAGTCGTTCTGGGCGCGTTCGCTGCGCGGCATTCTCGGCAGCCCCAAGGCGACGATCGCGCTCGCGATCTGCCTGATCTTGATCGCCACGGCCATTTTCGGCCCCTCGCTGGTACCGCAGAACCCGTATGATCTCGCAGCGATCGACTTCTTCGACGCGCGCCTGCCACCGATGTCCAACAGCATGTCGGGCACGACCTATTGGCTCGGAACCGACGGCCAGGGCCGCGACATGTTCTCGGCGATGGTCTACGGCCTGCGGACGTCGATGGGCGTCGGCCTGTTCTCCGGAGTCATCGCTCTTGCGGTCGGCACGGCACTTGGCCTCACCGCAGCCTATTATGGCGGCCGCATCGACACGCTGATCATGCGCCTTGTCGACCTGATGCTCGGCTTCCCCACCATCCTGGTGGCATTGATGCTGTTGGCGTTGCTTGGCCAGGGCGTGTGGAAGGTGGTGCTGGCATTGGTCATCGTACAGTGGGCGCAGTTTGCCCGCGCGGTGCGTGCAGCAGCGCTGATCGAGCGCGGCAAGGAATATGTCGAGGCCGCCGCATCGCTGGGGCTTTCCAAGCCGCGCATCCTGTTCGGCCATATGCTGCCCAACTGCCTGCCGCCGATCATCGTCATCGGAACGCTTCAGGTGGCCAACGCCATTTCAGCCGAAGCAACGCTGTCCTTCCTTGGCATCGGGCTGCCGATCACCGAGCCGTCGCTCGGCCTGTTGATCGCCAATGGTTACCAGACGCTGTTGTCGGGCCAATACTGGATATCGGTCTATCCCGGCCTTTTGCTGCTGGCGCTGGTCTTCAGCATCAACATCGTCGGCGACCGTCTCCGTGAAGTGCTCAACCCCCGACTTTCGGAGCGATGA
- a CDS encoding ABC transporter permease, translating to MTIFIIRRFSQSLFVVFLTSLLVFVGVYAIGNPVDILIPADASFAEREAAIRALGLDRSLVAQYGTFLVNALHGDFGRSFVFNQPAISLIFQRLPATLELAFVALTIALVLGIPLGLIAGLKPRSVMDETIMTGSILGFSLPNFWQGMMLIMIFSVWLGWLPSSGRGETGEIFGIATSLATWDGLAHLILPATNLALFQLSLVIRLTRTGVRETMPLDFIKFARAKGLSERRIISVHVMKNILIPIVTVVGMEFGSLIAFAVVTETIFAWPGIGKLLIDSITVLDRPVVVAYLLVVVTMFIFINLAVDIVYSMLDPRIRLSETQ from the coding sequence ATGACGATTTTCATCATCCGCCGCTTCAGCCAGAGCCTGTTTGTCGTATTCCTGACGTCGCTTCTGGTTTTTGTCGGCGTCTACGCCATCGGCAATCCAGTCGACATCCTGATCCCCGCCGATGCCAGCTTCGCCGAGCGCGAGGCGGCGATCCGCGCGCTCGGGCTCGACCGCTCGCTGGTCGCGCAATACGGCACCTTCCTCGTCAACGCGCTGCACGGTGATTTCGGCCGCTCCTTCGTCTTCAACCAGCCGGCCATCAGCCTCATCTTTCAGCGGCTGCCGGCCACACTCGAACTCGCTTTCGTCGCACTCACCATCGCGCTCGTGCTCGGCATTCCCCTCGGCCTGATCGCGGGGCTCAAGCCGCGTTCGGTGATGGACGAAACCATCATGACCGGTTCGATTCTCGGTTTCAGCCTGCCAAATTTCTGGCAAGGCATGATGCTGATCATGATTTTTTCGGTCTGGCTCGGTTGGCTGCCGTCATCCGGGCGCGGCGAAACCGGCGAGATCTTCGGCATCGCAACGTCCCTGGCTACGTGGGACGGGCTTGCTCATCTCATCTTGCCGGCGACCAACCTTGCGTTGTTCCAGCTGTCGCTGGTCATCCGGCTGACCCGCACCGGCGTGCGCGAAACGATGCCGCTCGACTTTATCAAGTTCGCCCGCGCCAAGGGCCTGTCCGAACGCCGCATCATTTCCGTCCATGTCATGAAGAACATCCTGATCCCGATCGTCACCGTGGTCGGCATGGAATTCGGTTCGCTGATCGCCTTTGCGGTGGTGACCGAGACCATCTTCGCGTGGCCCGGCATCGGCAAGCTCCTGATCGATTCCATCACCGTGCTCGACCGGCCCGTGGTCGTTGCCTACCTGCTGGTCGTCGTCACCATGTTCATCTTCATCAATCTTGCCGTCGACATCGTCTACTCGATGCTCGATCCGCGCATCCGGCTGAGTGAAACGCAATGA